Proteins encoded together in one Chryseobacterium sp. G0201 window:
- a CDS encoding AraC family transcriptional regulator: MQNDKVKCGLTEHKESQFIDSIEKEAYVWCEQNWKHDDYEHTHNRAQLTYVEEGYQYFHIDQKIYLVPQNHVIWIPSGKPHRITSEAKTVNLILFLFKSGLKEDFYENVQVFAIPPVLREMLLYATKWNKLLEDDEEQGIFFKAILKSLPHFCKESNYLEIPVPTDSRLIPVCNYINSNFKYNLNIDILAEKAQMSVRSLQRIFKHETGITLQKYLQLIRILKSVELIDMKQYTLSEVGFKVGYQSLSAFTSSYFSIMKSKPKPKK; encoded by the coding sequence ATGCAAAACGACAAGGTGAAATGTGGTTTGACTGAACACAAAGAGAGTCAGTTTATCGACAGTATTGAAAAAGAAGCTTACGTTTGGTGCGAACAAAACTGGAAACATGACGATTACGAGCATACCCATAACCGTGCTCAACTAACGTATGTGGAAGAAGGTTATCAGTATTTTCACATCGATCAGAAGATCTATCTTGTGCCGCAAAACCATGTGATTTGGATACCTTCCGGGAAACCTCATCGCATTACTTCAGAAGCAAAAACGGTTAATTTGATACTTTTTTTATTTAAATCTGGCTTAAAAGAGGATTTTTATGAAAATGTTCAGGTTTTTGCCATTCCTCCTGTTTTACGGGAAATGCTTTTGTATGCTACAAAATGGAATAAACTTTTGGAAGACGACGAGGAACAAGGCATATTTTTTAAAGCTATTTTAAAGAGTCTGCCTCATTTTTGCAAAGAAAGTAATTATTTGGAAATTCCCGTTCCCACGGACTCGCGATTAATCCCGGTTTGTAACTATATTAATTCAAATTTTAAATATAATCTAAACATTGATATTCTAGCCGAAAAAGCACAAATGTCTGTAAGAAGTTTACAGAGGATTTTCAAGCATGAAACAGGAATTACACTTCAAAAATATTTACAGTTGATACGAATTCTAAAAAGTGTTGAATTAATCGATATGAAGCAATATACACTGAGTGAAGTTGGTTTTAAAGTTGGCTATCAGAGTCTTTCTGCCTTTACGTCTTCTTACTTTTCTATCATGAAATCGAAGCCCAAACCGAAGAAGTAA
- a CDS encoding Crp/Fnr family transcriptional regulator — MKNINNYLAKILNVPLEKVNMCSLHYEVKKIPKNQFLLQYGEICRNIYFVEKGLLKMYSIDKNGKEHIIQFAPENWLISDRSSLYFNEKSIYYIEAVEDSEILFLHPDFFNKLVEQFPNSIERSDILLQKHVKSLQNRINSLLGETAEERYMKFVKMYPDLLLRVPQWMIASYLGITPESLSRVRKELARKNFVPDNK, encoded by the coding sequence ATGAAGAATATTAATAATTATTTAGCCAAAATATTAAATGTTCCTCTTGAAAAAGTGAACATGTGTAGTTTACACTATGAAGTAAAGAAAATACCTAAAAATCAATTTCTTTTACAGTATGGTGAGATCTGCAGAAACATATACTTTGTTGAAAAAGGACTTCTTAAGATGTATTCTATCGATAAAAACGGTAAAGAGCACATTATACAGTTCGCCCCTGAAAACTGGCTGATTTCTGACCGCAGCAGTCTTTATTTTAATGAAAAATCGATCTATTATATTGAAGCTGTTGAGGATTCTGAAATTTTGTTTCTTCATCCGGATTTCTTTAATAAACTTGTCGAACAGTTCCCAAACAGCATCGAAAGAAGTGATATTTTGCTTCAAAAACACGTAAAAAGCCTTCAAAACAGAATCAATTCTTTATTGGGTGAAACTGCAGAAGAACGATATATGAAATTCGTTAAAATGTACCCAGATCTTTTACTGCGAGTTCCACAATGGATGATCGCTTCTTATTTAGGAATTACTCCTGAAAGCTTAAGCCGTGTCCGAAAAGAATTGGCTAGGAAAAATTTCGTTCCGGATAATAAGTAA
- a CDS encoding YfiT family bacillithiol transferase produces MSNLEQKRFPIGEYQQPENICDIKLDEYIKVIKNFPEKLKKLIEDLSDDQLDTPYREGGWTVRQLVNHIADSHINSFIRLKLALTEDNPTIRPYDEAKWAELQDSVNMPIKPAMRMIKGTHQRWAALLKTLTNKQFERTFHHPEHNQNYDLRSYLALYVWHCNHHFAHIENLKKEKGW; encoded by the coding sequence ATGAGCAATTTAGAACAGAAAAGGTTTCCAATAGGTGAGTATCAACAGCCTGAGAATATCTGTGATATTAAACTTGACGAATACATTAAAGTCATCAAAAACTTCCCCGAAAAGCTTAAAAAATTAATAGAAGACCTGTCTGACGACCAGCTTGATACTCCTTACAGAGAAGGTGGCTGGACGGTAAGACAACTTGTGAACCACATTGCAGACAGCCATATCAATAGTTTTATTCGTCTTAAATTGGCATTAACGGAAGATAATCCTACCATAAGACCTTATGATGAAGCCAAATGGGCAGAACTTCAGGATAGTGTAAATATGCCGATAAAACCCGCCATGAGAATGATAAAAGGAACGCATCAAAGATGGGCTGCATTGCTTAAAACACTTACAAATAAACAGTTTGAAAGAACTTTTCATCATCCTGAGCACAACCAGAATTATGATCTTAGGAGTTATCTGGCATTATATGTCTGGCATTGCAATCATCATTTTGCTCATATTGAAAATTTGAAGAAAGAAAAGGGTTGGTAA
- the ytxJ gene encoding bacillithiol system redox-active protein YtxJ — MSFFDKIFGGKEENPQQKSFWKRIESEEDLEKAIENSYHQKIGIFKHSTSCFISKTVLKNFEKEIENIDQKVELYYLDLLAHRSISNKIAEILEIRHESPQFIVIENGKAISNASHQDISLSQIV; from the coding sequence ATGAGTTTTTTTGATAAAATATTTGGCGGAAAAGAAGAAAATCCGCAACAAAAATCTTTCTGGAAAAGAATAGAATCTGAGGAAGATCTGGAAAAAGCTATTGAAAATTCATACCATCAAAAAATAGGAATATTCAAACATTCAACAAGTTGTTTCATCAGTAAAACTGTATTGAAAAACTTTGAAAAAGAAATAGAAAATATAGATCAAAAAGTAGAGTTATATTACCTAGATTTGTTAGCTCATAGATCAATCTCTAATAAAATTGCAGAAATTTTAGAGATCAGACATGAAAGCCCACAATTTATCGTCATAGAAAACGGAAAAGCGATCAGTAATGCATCGCATCAGGACATCTCTTTAAGTCAGATCGTATAA
- a CDS encoding DUF1569 domain-containing protein, with product MVKKSLHNRIYFEEIINRISNLDENSPRKWGKMSVAQMLKHCDLVLQVALQKIVLPKINTLFSALGILTKFEMQIFNNGIPRNMPTFQKLIVNFECDFDEAKKSLLKTLDDYWQAFENHQLAHQHRLFGKMTEKDWGFLEYKHLNHHLKQFNV from the coding sequence TTGGTAAAAAAGAGTCTTCATAATCGGATTTATTTTGAGGAAATCATTAATAGAATTTCTAATCTTGATGAAAATTCTCCCAGAAAATGGGGAAAAATGTCTGTTGCTCAAATGTTAAAACATTGCGACCTTGTTCTTCAGGTTGCTTTGCAGAAAATCGTTCTTCCCAAAATTAATACTTTATTTTCTGCATTAGGTATTCTTACAAAATTTGAAATGCAAATTTTTAATAACGGAATTCCCCGAAACATGCCTACTTTTCAAAAACTAATCGTTAATTTTGAATGTGATTTTGATGAAGCAAAGAAAAGTCTTCTGAAAACACTGGACGATTATTGGCAGGCATTTGAAAATCATCAATTAGCTCATCAGCATAGACTTTTTGGTAAAATGACCGAAAAAGACTGGGGCTTTTTAGAGTATAAACATCTTAATCATCATCTTAAACAATTTAATGTATGA
- a CDS encoding DEAD/DEAH box helicase, whose protein sequence is MSFESLGLSHNIIHSVKKLGYLKPFPIQEQAIPVILQGKDLMGIAQTGSGKTACFVMPILEKLQNAEVKKDRNIQVLILVPTRELAIQIDEVFRAFTDNLKREIRTMAVYGGVSINPQMKGMFGVEVLIATPGRLLDLIDHKALSISGIQHLVIDEADKMFQLGFGEEMNKLFAQMPVMKQTTLFSATLDDKVSEMKERLSINPTLIEIKKEEVEIDNIEQLAYHVSPENKGPFLRYLIKEKKVEKALIFVSSTKSADNLVEKLKKNKIKAVAIHSQKSQGARRNNLEEFKVNGAQILVATDLIGRGIHIESLPCVINYELPRSPLDYIHRIGRTGRAGEKGTAINILTDDELQHFRVIQKKMGKKVTLQRTEGIDLHGY, encoded by the coding sequence ATGTCATTTGAATCGTTAGGATTATCACACAATATTATTCATTCTGTAAAAAAATTAGGGTATTTGAAGCCTTTTCCAATTCAGGAGCAAGCGATACCTGTTATTTTGCAGGGAAAAGACCTGATGGGAATTGCGCAGACAGGGTCCGGAAAAACGGCTTGTTTTGTAATGCCTATTTTAGAAAAATTACAAAATGCGGAGGTTAAAAAAGATCGTAATATTCAGGTTTTAATATTGGTTCCTACACGTGAATTGGCGATTCAAATTGATGAAGTTTTCAGAGCTTTTACAGACAATTTAAAGCGTGAAATTCGTACAATGGCTGTTTATGGTGGAGTTTCTATCAATCCGCAGATGAAAGGAATGTTTGGGGTAGAAGTTCTTATTGCAACGCCCGGTCGTCTATTAGATTTGATCGATCATAAAGCGTTGAGTATCTCCGGAATCCAGCATTTGGTGATCGACGAAGCGGATAAAATGTTTCAGTTAGGTTTTGGTGAAGAAATGAATAAACTTTTCGCTCAAATGCCTGTGATGAAGCAGACAACACTGTTTTCTGCTACTTTAGATGATAAAGTTTCAGAAATGAAGGAACGTTTATCAATCAATCCTACATTAATTGAGATTAAAAAAGAAGAAGTTGAAATTGATAATATCGAGCAATTGGCCTATCATGTTTCTCCGGAAAACAAAGGTCCATTTTTGCGTTATTTAATTAAAGAAAAGAAGGTTGAAAAAGCCTTAATTTTTGTTTCTTCTACAAAATCTGCCGATAATTTGGTTGAAAAACTGAAGAAAAATAAAATTAAAGCCGTCGCTATTCACAGTCAGAAATCGCAAGGCGCCCGTAGAAATAATTTAGAAGAATTTAAGGTAAATGGAGCTCAGATTTTGGTTGCTACAGACTTAATTGGTCGTGGTATCCACATCGAATCTTTGCCTTGTGTGATCAATTACGAATTACCACGTTCGCCTTTAGATTACATTCACAGGATCGGTAGAACAGGTCGTGCAGGAGAAAAAGGAACTGCCATTAATATTCTGACTGATGATGAATTGCAGCATTTCAGAGTCATTCAAAAGAAAATGGGCAAAAAAGTGACTTTACAAAGAACAGAAGGTATTGATTTACATGGTTATTAA
- a CDS encoding Crp/Fnr family transcriptional regulator, with translation MKTVSCMNIDAELLHSFGGETKEYKRGEIIFREGDHALYYFQISEGKVKLNNYNDDGKEFIQNIFVKNQSFGDSMLFLEKFYPINAICLESSKIIRVPKNNFLELLKAHTYLSLGMNACLSQRLYYKILMTQNMSSPNPVLRLKGLMEYLKSYYEEDCQHCFHIELTRQQIANLTGLRVETVIRVLKRMEKESILKIVNRKILY, from the coding sequence ATGAAAACAGTAAGCTGTATGAACATCGATGCAGAACTTTTGCACTCGTTCGGTGGAGAAACTAAAGAGTATAAAAGAGGAGAAATAATTTTCAGAGAAGGAGACCACGCACTTTATTATTTTCAGATCAGTGAGGGAAAAGTAAAACTCAATAATTACAATGATGACGGTAAAGAGTTTATCCAGAATATTTTTGTGAAAAATCAAAGTTTTGGAGATTCGATGCTTTTTTTGGAGAAATTTTATCCAATTAACGCAATATGCCTGGAATCATCTAAAATTATAAGAGTACCTAAAAACAATTTTCTGGAATTATTAAAAGCGCATACCTATCTCTCTTTAGGCATGAATGCTTGTCTTTCACAAAGGCTTTATTATAAAATTTTAATGACACAAAATATGTCTTCCCCAAATCCGGTACTAAGGCTGAAGGGGCTCATGGAATATCTAAAAAGCTATTACGAGGAAGATTGCCAGCACTGTTTTCATATAGAACTAACAAGGCAGCAGATCGCAAACCTTACCGGACTGCGTGTAGAAACTGTTATTAGAGTTTTAAAAAGAATGGAAAAAGAGAGTATCCTTAAAATAGTTAACCGAAAAATATTATATTAA
- a CDS encoding phosphatase PAP2 family protein, with the protein MKNLFASLFLSLIIFQHAAAQDNLAVDTIQSSIVAVKPNSEDKTHEFSYKKLIIPTAFISYGVASLSIKSLKELNFSTQYEIGEHKPDHIRLDNYTQFAPAVLVYGLNAAGVQGKHNFRNRSIIYGTSMLITSAITLPLKHIVKEERPDQSNNLSFPSGHTAIAFASAQFMYREYKDTNFWLGISGYSFAVFTGVYRMLNNKHWFGDVIGGAGFGILSTELAYWLYPQIVNLLGGKKDKSQTMIMPFYQQGNMGVGLVKNF; encoded by the coding sequence ATGAAAAATTTATTTGCAAGCTTATTTTTAAGTTTAATTATTTTTCAACATGCTGCTGCGCAAGATAATTTAGCTGTTGACACAATTCAGAGTAGTATCGTTGCTGTAAAACCAAATTCAGAGGATAAAACACATGAGTTCAGTTATAAAAAACTGATCATTCCGACCGCATTTATTTCTTACGGAGTCGCAAGTTTGAGTATAAAAAGCTTAAAGGAACTAAATTTTTCTACTCAATACGAAATCGGAGAACATAAACCGGATCATATCAGGCTTGATAATTATACACAATTTGCTCCCGCTGTTTTGGTTTACGGACTCAATGCCGCTGGAGTTCAAGGAAAACATAATTTTAGGAACAGAAGCATAATTTACGGAACTTCTATGTTGATTACTTCTGCGATTACCCTTCCTTTAAAACATATTGTAAAAGAAGAAAGACCCGACCAATCGAATAATCTCTCTTTTCCCTCCGGCCATACCGCAATCGCTTTTGCCTCTGCCCAATTCATGTACAGAGAATATAAAGACACTAACTTTTGGCTGGGAATTTCGGGATACTCTTTTGCCGTTTTTACAGGCGTTTACAGAATGCTAAACAACAAACATTGGTTCGGCGATGTGATTGGCGGGGCAGGATTCGGAATTCTATCTACAGAGTTAGCCTATTGGCTATATCCTCAAATCGTCAATCTTTTAGGCGGTAAAAAAGACAAATCACAAACGATGATCATGCCATTTTACCAACAGGGAAATATGGGAGTTGGTTTGGTGAAAAATTTTTAA
- a CDS encoding DMT family transporter — MMINTISKDQTLNGWINGFIGVLLFSGSMPATKLAVNEMSPIFVTIARATIAGLLALIVLLIYKEKRPTKNQLFPLALVSIGCVIGFPLLSALALQYVTSAHSIVFLGMLPLMTAIFGVIRGGERPHPVFWLFSIIGSLLVIGYAISQGISASPIGDILMLAAVVLCGLGYAEGAKLSKTLGGWQVISWALILALPLMIPLVFIYFPNNIETVTTGGWLGLAYISLFSMFIGFIFWYRGLAQGGITTVGQLQLLQPFFGLALAAYFLHEPVSMGMLGVTIGVILCVAGTKKFAK; from the coding sequence ATGATGATAAATACAATATCAAAAGACCAAACACTTAATGGCTGGATCAATGGTTTTATAGGAGTTCTGCTGTTCAGTGGTTCTATGCCTGCAACCAAATTGGCAGTCAATGAAATGAGCCCTATTTTTGTAACAATAGCGCGTGCTACCATTGCAGGTTTGCTTGCTTTGATCGTCCTTTTAATTTACAAAGAAAAACGACCGACAAAAAATCAACTGTTTCCATTAGCTTTAGTATCGATAGGCTGTGTAATTGGTTTTCCTCTGCTTTCGGCATTGGCTCTTCAATACGTAACTTCGGCGCATTCGATAGTCTTTTTAGGAATGTTACCTTTAATGACGGCGATTTTCGGAGTTATTAGAGGAGGAGAAAGACCGCATCCTGTATTTTGGCTTTTCTCAATTATCGGAAGTCTTTTGGTGATAGGTTATGCGATTTCTCAGGGAATTTCAGCGTCTCCTATCGGCGATATTTTGATGTTGGCAGCGGTAGTTTTATGTGGATTGGGCTATGCCGAAGGTGCAAAACTTTCAAAAACATTAGGCGGATGGCAGGTGATTTCCTGGGCTTTGATCTTGGCTTTACCGTTAATGATTCCTTTAGTTTTTATTTATTTTCCTAATAATATTGAAACCGTAACGACTGGTGGATGGCTTGGTTTAGCTTATATTTCGCTTTTCAGTATGTTTATCGGTTTTATATTTTGGTACAGAGGCCTGGCTCAAGGCGGAATTACTACAGTTGGGCAGCTCCAGTTATTACAGCCGTTTTTCGGGTTGGCATTGGCTGCGTATTTTCTTCACGAGCCTGTAAGTATGGGAATGCTGGGTGTTACCATTGGTGTTATTCTTTGTGTAGCCGGCACCAAAAAATTTGCTAAATAA
- a CDS encoding CinA family protein: MKFQQNLLEYISRSLISVNESISVVETVTSGCLQLAFSQMPNASLFYKGGMTAYTLPEKVRLLSIDPDEAEESDCVSEKIAEKMALNIAKLFESDWSIATTGYCTPIRNSLYKVFAYFSFSYKGEIVLTKKLELHPKTQALNAQLYYTEFILGCFKSEMNQLLILK; the protein is encoded by the coding sequence ATGAAATTTCAACAAAATTTACTTGAATATATCAGTCGCTCATTAATAAGCGTTAACGAATCTATTTCAGTTGTAGAGACTGTAACTTCAGGATGTCTACAGCTCGCTTTTTCACAAATGCCCAATGCCTCTCTGTTTTACAAAGGCGGAATGACGGCCTATACTTTACCCGAAAAGGTAAGGCTACTAAGCATTGATCCTGATGAAGCCGAAGAATCCGATTGCGTCTCAGAGAAAATAGCAGAAAAAATGGCTTTAAATATCGCCAAACTCTTTGAATCCGACTGGTCGATCGCCACAACTGGCTATTGCACGCCGATACGTAATTCTCTATATAAAGTTTTCGCGTATTTTTCGTTTTCTTATAAAGGTGAAATCGTTCTTACCAAAAAGTTAGAATTACATCCCAAAACTCAAGCCCTGAACGCTCAATTATATTACACAGAGTTTATTTTAGGATGCTTTAAAAGCGAAATGAATCAATTACTAATTCTAAAATAA
- a CDS encoding pseudouridine synthase, producing MTSQNEGRERKTFGGKPVSKRGGPRDRDTKDNKRGKYERGSLKYGKRPSTGNDRDEDRAKSFVQKRRLNKIEKDIHKDTIRLNKYIANSGICSRREADELIVQGLVEVNGKVVTEMGYQVEKTDKVVFDGQNITPEKPVYVLLNKPKGYISTTKDDKARKTVMDLVANASPYRVFPVGRLDRSTTGVILLTNDGHMTKKLTHPSFDAKKIYHVTLDKKLTNEDMKLIVEGIRLDEGIATVDQISFIEGKPKNEIGIEIHIGWNRVIRRIFQRLGYEVEALDRVTFAGLTKKNIKRGHWRILTELEVNNLKML from the coding sequence ATTACTTCACAAAACGAAGGTAGAGAAAGAAAAACTTTTGGCGGTAAACCTGTTTCTAAAAGAGGAGGGCCAAGAGATCGTGATACCAAAGACAACAAAAGAGGTAAATACGAAAGAGGCAGCTTAAAGTACGGTAAGAGACCTTCTACCGGAAATGACAGAGATGAAGACAGAGCAAAATCTTTTGTACAAAAAAGAAGATTAAATAAGATTGAAAAGGACATCCATAAAGATACCATTCGTCTTAATAAATATATCGCAAACTCAGGAATCTGCAGCAGAAGAGAAGCTGATGAGCTGATTGTTCAAGGCTTAGTTGAAGTAAACGGGAAAGTAGTAACTGAAATGGGTTACCAGGTTGAAAAAACTGATAAAGTAGTTTTCGACGGACAAAACATTACTCCGGAAAAGCCAGTTTATGTATTATTGAATAAGCCAAAAGGTTATATTTCTACTACAAAAGACGACAAAGCAAGAAAAACAGTAATGGATCTTGTGGCAAATGCTTCTCCATACCGTGTTTTCCCGGTTGGAAGATTAGACCGTTCTACAACGGGTGTAATTCTTTTAACAAATGACGGACACATGACGAAGAAACTGACGCACCCATCTTTTGACGCGAAAAAGATCTACCACGTAACATTGGATAAAAAATTAACCAATGAAGACATGAAACTGATCGTTGAAGGTATTCGTTTGGACGAAGGAATTGCTACAGTTGATCAAATTTCATTTATCGAAGGTAAACCTAAAAATGAGATCGGAATTGAGATCCACATCGGATGGAACCGTGTTATCAGAAGAATCTTCCAAAGATTAGGATATGAAGTTGAAGCTCTTGACAGAGTAACGTTTGCAGGACTAACGAAGAAGAATATCAAAAGAGGACACTGGAGAATCTTAACAGAATTAGAAGTGAACAACTTGAAAATGCTTTAA
- a CDS encoding PLP-dependent aminotransferase family protein, with amino-acid sequence MIKEFLYTEIANGIASQIRNGVLKSGDKLPSVRILCKEHQISMNTAKRVFLELESMSLIESKPQSGYFVSQQLSIKLPLPEVSRPSLIANNNEPDELISKVYENMGKNNLTLFSIAIPSGDLLPQAKLKKEIINATRELKSGGAEYEELQGNLKLRRMIALRSLSWGGNFNENDIVTTNGGMNALSFCLMALGKPGDTIAIESPCYPGILQLATGFGLKVLELPTHPAHGIEIDILKKVIPKINICLLIPNFNTPLGSCMSDENKKEVVKLLAENNIPLIEDDVYGDLYFGQNRPKCCKSFDKEGNVLYCSSVSKTLAPGYRVGWIVPGKYKDKIMKLKLLHSTSSISIVNEAVANFLKTGRYEKHLQQMRRTLQNNYQNYVQTIAESFPEGTKISRPQGGLSLWIEFDKKIRTTELYDLAIKQNISIAPGRMFTLQDQFENCMRLCIGLPWSEETQSKLRQVGSLAKRI; translated from the coding sequence ATGATTAAAGAATTTTTATACACAGAAATAGCCAACGGAATCGCTTCTCAGATCAGAAACGGAGTTTTGAAATCCGGAGATAAGCTTCCGTCTGTAAGAATTTTATGTAAAGAACATCAGATCAGCATGAATACAGCAAAACGTGTTTTTCTGGAACTGGAATCTATGTCACTCATAGAATCAAAACCCCAATCCGGGTATTTTGTAAGTCAGCAGCTTTCTATTAAACTTCCGCTTCCTGAAGTGAGTCGTCCCTCTTTGATCGCCAATAATAATGAACCTGATGAACTCATCAGCAAGGTGTATGAAAATATGGGTAAAAATAATCTTACGCTTTTTTCTATTGCAATTCCGTCTGGAGATCTTCTGCCTCAGGCTAAACTTAAAAAAGAGATCATCAACGCAACACGAGAATTAAAATCCGGCGGAGCTGAATATGAAGAATTACAAGGGAATTTAAAGTTAAGAAGAATGATTGCCCTAAGATCGTTATCATGGGGCGGGAATTTTAATGAAAATGATATAGTCACAACAAATGGCGGAATGAATGCTTTATCTTTTTGCCTGATGGCTTTGGGAAAACCCGGAGATACAATTGCCATAGAAAGTCCGTGTTATCCGGGAATCTTGCAGCTGGCCACAGGTTTTGGACTGAAAGTATTAGAATTACCAACTCACCCAGCCCATGGAATTGAAATTGATATCCTTAAAAAAGTTATTCCTAAAATTAATATTTGCTTATTAATACCGAATTTTAATACGCCTTTGGGAAGCTGTATGTCTGATGAAAACAAAAAGGAAGTCGTTAAATTATTAGCGGAAAATAATATACCTTTAATTGAAGACGATGTTTACGGAGATCTTTATTTTGGACAAAACCGTCCGAAATGCTGTAAGTCTTTTGATAAAGAAGGAAATGTTTTGTATTGCAGTTCAGTTTCAAAAACATTAGCGCCAGGTTATCGCGTTGGATGGATTGTTCCCGGAAAATATAAAGACAAAATAATGAAGCTTAAGCTGCTTCATTCAACCTCATCAATATCAATTGTAAATGAAGCGGTGGCCAATTTCTTAAAGACCGGAAGATATGAGAAACATCTTCAGCAGATGCGCAGAACACTACAAAATAATTATCAGAATTATGTACAGACCATCGCCGAATCCTTTCCTGAAGGCACAAAAATCAGCAGACCACAAGGTGGATTATCTCTTTGGATAGAATTTGATAAAAAAATCAGAACAACAGAATTGTATGATCTGGCAATAAAACAAAATATCAGTATTGCTCCCGGCAGGATGTTTACGCTTCAGGATCAGTTTGAAAATTGTATGCGACTTTGTATCGGTCTGCCTTGGTCGGAAGAAACACAGTCAAAATTAAGACAAGTTGGAAGTTTGGCGAAGAGAATTTAA
- the pncA gene encoding bifunctional nicotinamidase/pyrazinamidase: MKKALIIVDVQNDFCEGGALAVPGANEVIPYINLLMEENEYDQIVLTQDWHPANHKSFASNNGKKVGESIILNGVPQFMWPDHCVQGTFGAEFHKDLNRDKVTHIIQKGKNTEIDAYSGFQDNNHFMKTGLDDFLKYHEIQLLEIVGLAMDYCVKFTCTDAVANGYVTCLHFNGTRAVNVKPDNARDAIFEMLQKGVTVLG; the protein is encoded by the coding sequence ATGAAAAAAGCGTTAATAATAGTAGATGTACAGAATGATTTTTGTGAAGGAGGTGCATTGGCAGTTCCGGGAGCTAACGAGGTTATTCCTTACATCAATCTTCTGATGGAAGAAAATGAATATGATCAAATTGTTCTTACTCAGGATTGGCATCCTGCAAATCATAAAAGCTTCGCCAGCAATAATGGTAAAAAAGTTGGAGAAAGCATTATTTTAAATGGTGTTCCGCAGTTTATGTGGCCGGATCATTGTGTTCAGGGAACTTTTGGAGCAGAATTTCATAAAGATCTGAACAGAGATAAAGTAACTCACATCATTCAAAAAGGAAAAAATACTGAAATTGATGCGTACAGCGGTTTTCAGGATAACAATCACTTCATGAAAACAGGTTTGGATGATTTCTTAAAATATCACGAAATTCAGTTATTGGAGATTGTAGGTTTAGCAATGGATTATTGCGTTAAATTTACTTGTACGGATGCAGTAGCCAACGGATATGTAACTTGTCTGCATTTCAACGGAACTCGTGCTGTAAACGTAAAACCGGATAATGCAAGAGATGCTATTTTTGAGATGCTTCAGAAAGGAGTAACTGTTTTGGGATAG